In the genome of Aedes aegypti strain LVP_AGWG chromosome 2, AaegL5.0 Primary Assembly, whole genome shotgun sequence, the window ACTTTGCAATCGATATCGACAATTGTACAAAACAAACTACATGGTTTTAGGTAGAGATAGACGTAGGCTGGTGTTGGTAATgtatttgaagttgttgaagaattagtTTACCTTAGAATACTCGTGACATTTGACTATGCATTTTCAGTGTAGCGAATGTTTCTGTAACCTCAGTGAACGTAAGGTCTGAATTATTCTTCAGAAGGTAAGGCGCACGAAAATGCCCAAACGGTAATACGGTGCGTTAATAAAAAGCGACATTCTGTTCTACGTTCTAGGTTCATACCAAATCATAGGAATATACTTACAAAATTCCTTCTTCGAATCGAACCCTGCGGATCAATGCTGTTAAGACTGCGCAAGCTTTGCCGAATGCTATTCCTACGCTGCAATCTCTGCGTTTGTCGATACCGAGATTTATACACCCAGCAAACACACAGACAACACAACATCATTAGCACAATTATCAACGCAGAAATCATTCCAATTGCAACGGCATCCGCTTtccagaagagaggatcgatttCAACCTGAAATTGTAGATTGTGTGTTAGATTACCTCGTTCGACCCTTTATCTTCACCCATTACCAACCTTGGGATCGATTTCACACAGGAACGCATGCCGCTCATAGCATTCCTCAATCTCCACATTCCGGTAGATGAACGAAGTGCACTGATCGATGTAGTTGGGATCTTGAACCCAAACCTTTTCGGCCGATCGCAGGTAACGAGACTGTTGCTCCAGGAAGAACCACAGTGCATTATAGTCCCCATGGATGAATGGCAGCGATGCGTTATCCGATCGGCAGAAGTCCCGCGCTTCACGGAAACTCATTGGTGCCCCGACGTACATGTAACAGGTGTCGATCAGTAGCGTCCATCCGGGTGGGCACTTTCCGTTCAGCACCGTAAGATTGTTCATGTGCAGTGGTAGGTATTGGACTTCCAGCAGCTGAGGATCATCGAAGCGATCGCGAATACGGGATCCAACGGCAAGGGTTTCGTTGTAGCTCCAGTAGTTCAGAGTTGCATCGATTTTGGTTTTCCAAACATCCAGGGTGCTAAATGATAATACATATGATATTTAAAAACTTATTCTTAAGACATGCGTTCAGACAACTGAGTAGACTTAGACAATAATATACAATagagacaatatctacacctaCCTATTCCAAAACTGGAAGTCAAATCTGCAAGTACAACATGTCGGCGTCATGCAGAGGAGTTAGTTTGAATATgggaaaaaagaagaaataaagcatgcaaattttgaatgatttgttCAAACCGGATTATTATGCTTAATATTGTATTTATATCGTTTGAAGAGATCGAACAGCTAAGCCCCAACTATTAATGTTTCTTACCTTGATGTTAGAATTGAAGAGTTTACTAAATAAATTCAACATGTAACGTTAGTGCTAAAGCTTATCTAATTAGTGCTTTACCCAGAACTTGGTTTTTAGTCAGACTTACATTGAACGATTAACAGTGATCATTTCGTAGTCATTCTCCGGATTGGCAAAAATATTATCGACATAATGTTGACCTGCCGTCCCTGCCACTATAGTTGCTCTTCCACTCCAATCCGTTGCAACATTACTGGAAATAAATGATCATGTATTACTTCTATTCTACACCATTAACATTGAAGTGCATTCATACTCATAAAATCCATTGTGTGAAGTCGTCTGATAGATTGGAAGGCGAACTCTATCGAATCCGGACACTTCAATAATCCTACCACCCTTGTTACTGTGGACATAGTTGTAGCTGAAGTTTGAAACCACCTGACGCAACACAACCACGTCCTTGAATGCAGCATCATTTTGAGTTATGTAATTGTTATGAACGGTAACTTCCTGATATGGAGACGACTGTCTGCCTTCCACATAGATTGCAGGTCGGTTTCGATTTTTTACAAATAGATTGTTATGAATCCATCCTCGAAGGGACGTAGCGGACCCTCGGGAATCTGCTCGTATCGATAAACCTCCCTGATTTTCTTGAACAAGATTATTCTGAAACAAATAAGAATTATCAATACAATCCTCCAAAAATAGAAATTTGAATTCTTACTCTAAAATGCAATGACTGCATGTTCTGAACATCAGCACGAATGGTAGCCTCACACGACGAAAAGTTACCATAAAGCTGTCGGCAGTTGCGTATGAATCTGTTCCTTTCCAGTGTCAGAATAGGAGAAACTTCTCCAACAGTCACATAATGTAATCCTCCACCGACACACTCCTGAATGTCCGAATTCGAAATGTTATGCTGTGCGTCACGATCTACAAATAATTAATTTAGGGTTAGCATCATCATTTCATTTGACTGTATTTATTATAACTTACTGAATCCAATTGCGGAAATTGGAAGCGTTACCACTTCAGCGATGAACCCATGCCTTGCTGGTGCTCCACTGGCAATCAATCGAACGCTCAGTGCAGATTCAACAGTTCTGAATAGCTTCTTCTGATTATCAGAATCAGCATCGAGAACTCCAATCGTCCTCGCAGATACATTGTAGATATCACCATCCATCAGTTGTATCATATCCCTTCGACCGTATTCCTTGGAGTGGTTGAACAGGTTCGACTGCAACAGTCGAAAGCCAAGCGGTTTTACGCGATAGGCACTTTTGAAGATCTTCACACAATTAACTGGATTATTGTCATATTTGTAATACACCAGAACTCGTTCTTCCAGTGTAATCTCCTTGTTCGTATCACATATGTCAATCATCGAAAACAGATTGTATGGTAGATCCAAATCTTTCAAAGGATTGTAACTCGATTCATCGCTTTCGCGTCCTTCACCGGTTAACGAAATTGCATTTATTCCTTGTCCTAATGCCTTGTAGACCGATAAGTAGTTCAAATGAATAGCATCACTTGGTGATACAAGGTTTACAGCATGGTGCGCACTATTCCTAACGGACACGAAGCTTATACTTGGGTTTTTGGAAATGGTCTGAATCGCTGGCGATTTCTCTCCGTGTAACATTCCCGCTCGATCaagtttaacaaattccataacGCTCTCTACCGGCTTCGCAGTCGAATGAGTTATTGCATCATGAATTCTATGCTCGTACAAACTGGCTTCAAAATCCTGGTTAGCAAACCGAACTCCTCCCCAGTAGTTCCTCTCCTCTGGTTCTCCATTGCAGCTAATGAACACGAAATCAGAATCCCACTGGCATTCGTGTCGACGTCCGTACAACTGACCGTTTAATCTCTCAGGACATTCTTCTAAGCGTAGCTCATCACCATGGCATTCCATTGGCTCAACCCAAGACCAGATTCGAGTAAGAGAATTTGTATGGAACTCAATTCGACGATCGTGACCGAAGAAGACGTCAAGCGGATCATAACCAAGCTCCCGACAAACTACCTGAGCATTTCGTTCAGTAAATCTACGATCGCAAATTGGGATCCACTGGAGCGTAGTATGATTATAGTATTCCAAGAAGCCTTCTCGGATTCTGTCGTTCTCTTGTTCACTTCCTGAACAGTTCCTATTTGCGCACAGACGGATAGAGTCGTAATTAACCATATTCTCTAACGATCGTTCAACACGATTCAAGTTCTCCGAAGCACTTTGAATAGGCTTCATAATGATTTCTCCATCGCGTGTACCACGGGCAATCAATGTACCCAAGGCCAAAATACCAACGTTGGGTGCAAATTCCATTACGACACCTGGATAGATGTTCATCGTAACTCCTGGCATAACAGTTATATCTGCCTTGACGACATATGGTTGATCTCTCCTGAATATTGATATATCCTCAAAAATTCGTCCACCCAAGTTGTCCAAGTCAACAGATCTATTTTTGGAATGAACCACCGAAACACTTCCATCGACGCTATCCTCAATCAGATATGGCTTATACTGCGCCTCAGCATGATTGTTCCAATCGTCAAAGTCGAAGATTCGTGTTTTGATGTGCTCTTCGTCTTGCGACCCCCACCAGTTCTCTCGTACGTCCAAGAAATTATTCAGCCTTGCAGATTTGATTCCCGCGATCAAATCATAATCTTGCTCGTTGTTCGAAATCACGTTTCGATAGATTTTCACCTTCTGAACGCCACCGAATCCGATCACACAGGTGGGATCTTTGGCATTACCTCGATCACCTCGAATAAAATTCCTCATTTCGGACCGGGTGGACACCACTTTCTCGTTACTCTCGATATGATTAAATGCTACAATTGCTGGAATCTCGCCTAAAATTTCACTCTGACTATCCGAACGGAACTCCAACAAATATTTCCCGGAATTTTTAACGATTCGATTGTTATCAATGCGCATTTTCTTCTCCATTCCTTTGAATCCAACCAATCCATGGGCACAAACATTATCCATGAATATGTTTGACGAAATGTTCACCACCGCATAGTGTCCGTCGATGATAATTCCAAACCTTCGATTCCGAACCCAAGTATCGTTTCCCAAGAACACTGAATGAGTGAAATTTTCATTGTATTGCCAAACGTAGGGCAGGCTGAGCTCTAGTCCTCCAAAAGAGTTACTCTCAACAGTTGTATCTTGCAAAACGTAGTGGAATAGGTTATTGGATGATCGCAGGTCTTTGGAGAATTGACGGATTCCTCTACCGTTGTCTCGGATCATACTGTTGTTCACGTGGATCGTTATTTCCGAGATATTACTTTCGTGGACGTCCCAAAAGGGAGAGTTGATGAACATTGCTTCCTCTCGATTATGACTGATTTCACAGTTGACCAATTTGATTGATTCATTCGCTTTTCGCAAATAGAGTTCGCTCTGTTCTCCCAGGAATCGATTGTAGTAAGTACCAGTGATACCacggaaatttctttgaatctTTGTTGAAGTGATTTGAAGAGTTGGTACTGGACCGCGAACTATTCGATTGTAGATGTTTTGTATTGGAGCTTGAATGGACCGCAGGACTAGAACTGCACCTCCGATAGCATTGTGCCCACTTTTGTATTGCAGAATTGCACCATAGCTACTGGTAGTAAGCGGGAACACCGATACATCTCGTTTTACTTGCCAAATATCAGAATTTGAGCTACCAGCTAACGAATCATAAATCCAAATATTTTCCGTAGATCTATTTTCGATAGGGTTCAATAGCTGAATGCCTATTACATAACCTGGCTGGCAACGAATAGTTATCATTTTTTCAACGGGCTCATCGTGAACGGGTAGGGTTATTATGTGTTTAACCTGCCACTGATCGATGTCGATGTTTTGAGAATCCTTCGGAAGCATAATTGGTCTATAGTCTGAATCATCAACGTTGAAATCTGGAACCATATTGAACCAACTAGTGATTTCTCGTTGCTCAAGAGCAGATATTACAGCATCGTGATTGATTCCGGATCCTCTGTTATCTTTGATTATGCTCCCATGAATCTTTAAGCCCAGCTGCTTGATACTTATCCCATTTCCACGATTCGCTGCAAATTCTGAGTTCTTGATAGTATTCACCGATCCGGCATAAATATCAGAGTAAATCACTCCCAACCCATCCTGCAAATTTTCTACGACTCGGATGCTATCCAAATTATGTCGGGACAAGTCCATTTGAAGTGCTGGTTTGAACATGTTAGTCATGTAATCAAAAAGGCCAGCTTTCTCAATCGTTACATACTGAAGATCTGCTCTCTCAGATAACACTCCAAAACGTAATCCTGCCCATGCTCCTTCATAACATCTCACACCAACATCATTCTCATGACTGCAGGAATGCTCAAAATCTCCTTGCGATGATTTTTCAGCTCGGCATTGCGTAATGTCAATATCATGCTCAGTACAGCGAACATTTGAAAGAAGAACATTTTCCGAAGTACCAGCTCCGGGAACCTCCGATCGCTGTAGTCTCCAGTCTTTCGGATTAAGTGCTAGTCCTAACTGGTGGCAAACCAGGGCAGCATTGATTATGGTCCAACCGTAATCACACACCGTTCCCCACTGCCCTTCGGTGTAGACCTGCAATCTTCCTTCATGGTCACTTATTCCACCAACCAGCCTAACGGGAATCTTAGGGGTCTGCGGATCTACAGGCCCCAAATCAACAATGGATTCGGTTTCAATGTCCATCATAACCTCAGGGTCCATCATGATAGCTTCTGTAGTGTCGTTTTCCATCATTACTGCTTCCCGCTTCAACGTAAACATGATGTCATCGGGTTTTCGTCCCCGAGCTTCCAATTTTCCTGTGACCATCATTCCTACGCTTGGTGCGAAGTTCAAAATAACTCCCGGGTTAAGAATCAGTTTTCCTCCCGGCCGGACATTGATGTCACGTTCCACAGTATAACTTCCTGACGGAAGAATCTCCTGGCCATCAACTTCTCCGCCAACGCGATCGCTTCCTTCTTTGTGGAAGAATGGTACAAATTTTGCGAACTGAGCTATGGTCTGAGTGCCAGGATTAGAATGATGCAACAAGTAAGGGAAGTATTCAATTTTTGCGAGATCGTATCGATCTTTACGATGAAATAGTCGCTCGTAGATTTTCTCCTCTTCCTGGTATCCTAACCAGTTATATGTAACGTTCAAGGCTTTGCTCTGATCTGACAACTGTGATCCCACTTCGTAATTTGATTCATAGTTTGATATGATATTCCGGAATACATCAACGTTATTGGAGGAGATGACGACAGGTGCAGCCACTCGTGATCTGGGATTTAACCGGCCTTCTCCACCCAAACCTTCTCCTTCGTCTTCCATAGGGCCGAACGCTTCTTTGATCTTGTTGTTCTTCACAAAGTTTCGCGTAAACAACAACCACTGTGTTTTATTGTCGGTGTTTGGAGATAACCCCAGAGAGGCAACGTAAATGCCTCTGTTGTACATGAAGTAGTTGTGCTGAACTATGAGTCGGACTGGTAGATGTCGGAATTCTTCCCAGGGTTTGTTCCTCGTCAACAAAGCTCCGTACCTCCCCTTCAAAAATTGATTGTACTCGATTTTTCCTTCCAAGTTGAGAATAGGGCTTATGATAATCCCAATCTTGTTCGAATGTTCAAAATTATTGTGTCCAATCTGAAGTCGTAGTTTTCGATTCTCTATTGTCTCGAACCAACATGATTGAATGTCGATTGCATTGTGAGTGCTGTCGTTGAACCAGTTTCCCGTAATGTTTACCCACGAATCGCCACAGTAGTTTCCATGCAGAACACCAATCTCCAAATTTTTGATGACATTAGAGTATTCAATAGTTGTCGTTTGGTTGAACTCCAAAAATTCCTGACGATCCTTTGTGGTCTGATTCAACCAAACCGCAAAACCGTAGCCTTTATTGGAGCTCAAAGAACTGCGTGAAATGTTCCGATTTCCACCGTAGTACGTAATGTTAATGCCATCGCCAATGTTGAAGCTTATCTTGGAGTCAGTAACGTTGACATCACCAGCACCGCTAGTAACGTGCAAACCGGCGGCATGTTTATTGTTCGCAATCGTTGATGCGTGCACATGAACCTGCGACCGTAGATTATCGATGGCTATGCCACGACCTCCATTATCAACGATCGTCGCTTGCGTTACGTTCAGATCGTATGCTTTGGTGGTACCGGCAGTGATTCGAAAATGTGCCAAGACTCGACTTCTAGGATCAGCACGTAGCTTTATATGCATTTTCTCTCGAGTTGTAGTCACAGTTTGTGGTCGAGTCGAGTTCCGTATGTTCCACGATGCTAACAATCGATCGTTTTCTGACATTCCGTCGTAAACTTGAATGACTGCACTTTCGTTGCGTGCCATCTCGAAGTGCACAAAGTGAAACGTAAGAACATAGCCATAGCCGGTTGTGAGGGACTGGGCGCATTGCTTCTGAGATAAGGCAAACGGAGACTGTTCGAACGACAGTTGCAGAGGGTAAATTTGCCAAGCAGTAGTCGTCAAGGTACAAAAGTCGAACACCTTGCTACGATCGGTACGTTCGTCAGCCCGTAGATCATGGCCCACATATCGGATGCCATCAGCACCATTTTCGCTCACTGTCACGCTGTCCAGCAGCGTAGATCCATAGCTCGAGTTGACGAATATTCCAAATCCGCGACTTCTTCGTACGGTTACATCCTTAAACATGAATGCTGCATCGTGCTTTGTAACGTTGATTCCCGTGAATGACGAATGATCAACTAGGACATgatccaaaacagggggaattCCCAACACGGCAATAGCTGATCCAGCAGTTCCTCCCCGCCCTGTACCGGCACGTATGATGTCAACATTCCTCAACTCCGACAACGAAATGAAGTCATACAGAATGTGATTGTGCGCTAGCTTCTCCTTACTTTCGGCGTACTCGAACCGAATTCCCCGCCAATGGGGGGTTACCTGGTCAAACAATGGCAAACACTGGACTCCGATATCACTGTGGTAGTCGCAAACACCGGATCCAACCTGTCGGGTTTCCCAGGAGCAATCGAACAGCGATGCTTCCGTGCCTCCGCACTTTGGGTCCTCGTACAATAACCGAGGTTCGTAGTTCTGTAGACGGTCCATCCAGTTCCAGAAGCGACCTCCCTTGTAACCCATCTGGCGGCAGGTTGTTTCGTAGTCTGCGATGGTCCAGCTGCAAgtaaaaaatgaaaagatattAGGATCTACAAATGTAAATAATGGTAAACCAGTGATCTATCGAAGGCTTATAGATAATAATTATACCCATATAGGCTTATGGAAATATATTCTGCCTGATTTTGAGTTCAATGAACGTTTCAGAACTTGTTTTAATAAAAGGCTTTAGATATACAAGCGTAATCAGGTATCTTTCGTAGGATTATGGACAAGGTCGATGCCTTTCTTCTTGGCActaatgtcctcactgggacagagcctgcttctcagcttagtgttcttatgagcacttccacagttattaactgagagctttctttgccaaagttgccattttcgcattggtatatcgtgtggcaggtacgaatatactctatgcccagggaagtcaagtaaatttctattacgaaaagatcctggaccgaccgggaatcgaacccagacaccttcagcatagcatggctttgttttgtagccgcggactctaaccactcggctaaggaaggcccatacgggctttttcaaatatattttaacaAGAATTTGTTACAACGACTGTTTAAGTTTATTCAAGAACAGTTTGGAGAACATGTTGTCAGATCTACTAGCGTAACCAGTGATCTTACAATATTTTGTGAACAAGGATGTAACCAATACAAGCAAATCTCGTTAAGTTCAACCCAATTCTGAAATAAAACAACTATTATGGCAGGTTATGAGTTTGACGACCCTTCAATGTTATAAAAGAACACGTTTGAGTGTAGGTTTACAGATCTGCAAGCGTAATCAGAAATCTTTCGGAGGATTATGAACAAGGTTGATACTCATACTAgctcttttatttttatttttatttatttttaaagagACTTTTTCCAGAAGGGGCATTTGTCTCTATAACTCTTTCAATATTATTCTACAAATATTCTACAACGGcggcttgggcacgtcaggagttaatcattaacctccttttcccaaGTAGCCTAGATaaccgtgtagtgtcggtactGTTTGTTTCAATtagctaagaattaacactacggactgcctgttccggtggtaaaagtccatctcacaggtgaccattaaggctcccccaaatctacgcgactttttacggcgacagcgacaaaaaatcgtcgcgatttcgttgttgtgtcgctgcaagcactcttctatggaaccatcttgactgacatGACGTGAATTGCtgcgaaatcgcgtcgctgtggcttagacgcgctcatcaaacagtgcatgcagcAAAAAATAAGCGAAATCGCGgtgattgtttgtcgctgtcgccgtaaaaa includes:
- the LOC5572817 gene encoding protein bark beetle isoform X1, yielding MMNRKCIESDINFDSKRPSMARRSVGMRICWKNRWKPKWLAIVFLVFSNVMVTVTRCQEFGESAFNHPDRDFEHVAVENREIITNHIPTSENGGGGGAGSDDESRYKYDSVAGSEGEVHYTEISGDVVLGEKHLRASDSPYSLRTDLEVERKARLIIEPGVTIYVAPMVGITVRGSLVALGTSENKITFTSLPNSGYKDIESDPREVGARLVDGPNPLAGRLQLLNQGKWRSVCSNSKNWTIADYETTCRQMGYKGGRFWNWMDRLQNYEPRLLYEDPKCGGTEASLFDCSWETRQVGSGVCDYHSDIGVQCLPLFDQVTPHWRGIRFEYAESKEKLAHNHILYDFISLSELRNVDIIRAGTGRGGTAGSAIAVLGIPPVLDHVLVDHSSFTGINVTKHDAAFMFKDVTVRRSRGFGIFVNSSYGSTLLDSVTVSENGADGIRYVGHDLRADERTDRSKVFDFCTLTTTAWQIYPLQLSFEQSPFALSQKQCAQSLTTGYGYVLTFHFVHFEMARNESAVIQVYDGMSENDRLLASWNIRNSTRPQTVTTTREKMHIKLRADPRSRVLAHFRITAGTTKAYDLNVTQATIVDNGGRGIAIDNLRSQVHVHASTIANNKHAAGLHVTSGAGDVNVTDSKISFNIGDGINITYYGGNRNISRSSLSSNKGYGFAVWLNQTTKDRQEFLEFNQTTTIEYSNVIKNLEIGVLHGNYCGDSWVNITGNWFNDSTHNAIDIQSCWFETIENRKLRLQIGHNNFEHSNKIGIIISPILNLEGKIEYNQFLKGRYGALLTRNKPWEEFRHLPVRLIVQHNYFMYNRGIYVASLGLSPNTDNKTQWLLFTRNFVKNNKIKEAFGPMEDEGEGLGGEGRLNPRSRVAAPVVISSNNVDVFRNIISNYESNYEVGSQLSDQSKALNVTYNWLGYQEEEKIYERLFHRKDRYDLAKIEYFPYLLHHSNPGTQTIAQFAKFVPFFHKEGSDRVGGEVDGQEILPSGSYTVERDINVRPGGKLILNPGVILNFAPSVGMMVTGKLEARGRKPDDIMFTLKREAVMMENDTTEAIMMDPEVMMDIETESIVDLGPVDPQTPKIPVRLVGGISDHEGRLQVYTEGQWGTVCDYGWTIINAALVCHQLGLALNPKDWRLQRSEVPGAGTSENVLLSNVRCTEHDIDITQCRAEKSSQGDFEHSCSHENDVGVRCYEGAWAGLRFGVLSERADLQYVTIEKAGLFDYMTNMFKPALQMDLSRHNLDSIRVVENLQDGLGVIYSDIYAGSVNTIKNSEFAANRGNGISIKQLGLKIHGSIIKDNRGSGINHDAVISALEQREITSWFNMVPDFNVDDSDYRPIMLPKDSQNIDIDQWQVKHIITLPVHDEPVEKMITIRCQPGYVIGIQLLNPIENRSTENIWIYDSLAGSSNSDIWQVKRDVSVFPLTTSSYGAILQYKSGHNAIGGAVLVLRSIQAPIQNIYNRIVRGPVPTLQITSTKIQRNFRGITGTYYNRFLGEQSELYLRKANESIKLVNCEISHNREEAMFINSPFWDVHESNISEITIHVNNSMIRDNGRGIRQFSKDLRSSNNLFHYVLQDTTVESNSFGGLELSLPYVWQYNENFTHSVFLGNDTWVRNRRFGIIIDGHYAVVNISSNIFMDNVCAHGLVGFKGMEKKMRIDNNRIVKNSGKYLLEFRSDSQSEILGEIPAIVAFNHIESNEKVVSTRSEMRNFIRGDRGNAKDPTCVIGFGGVQKVKIYRNVISNNEQDYDLIAGIKSARLNNFLDVRENWWGSQDEEHIKTRIFDFDDWNNHAEAQYKPYLIEDSVDGSVSVVHSKNRSVDLDNLGGRIFEDISIFRRDQPYVVKADITVMPGVTMNIYPGVVMEFAPNVGILALGTLIARGTRDGEIIMKPIQSASENLNRVERSLENMVNYDSIRLCANRNCSGSEQENDRIREGFLEYYNHTTLQWIPICDRRFTERNAQVVCRELGYDPLDVFFGHDRRIEFHTNSLTRIWSWVEPMECHGDELRLEECPERLNGQLYGRRHECQWDSDFVFISCNGEPEERNYWGGVRFANQDFEASLYEHRIHDAITHSTAKPVESVMEFVKLDRAGMLHGEKSPAIQTISKNPSISFVSVRNSAHHAVNLVSPSDAIHLNYLSVYKALGQGINAISLTGEGRESDESSYNPLKDLDLPYNLFSMIDICDTNKEITLEERVLVYYKYDNNPVNCVKIFKSAYRVKPLGFRLLQSNLFNHSKEYGRRDMIQLMDGDIYNVSARTIGVLDADSDNQKKLFRTVESALSVRLIASGAPARHGFIAEVVTLPISAIGFNRDAQHNISNSDIQECVGGGLHYVTVGEVSPILTLERNRFIRNCRQLYGNFSSCEATIRADVQNMQSLHFRNNLVQENQGGLSIRADSRGSATSLRGWIHNNLFVKNRNRPAIYVEGRQSSPYQEVTVHNNYITQNDAAFKDVVVLRQVVSNFSYNYVHSNKGGRIIEVSGFDRVRLPIYQTTSHNGFYDNVATDWSGRATIVAGTAGQHYVDNIFANPENDYEMITVNRSIFDFQFWNSTLDVWKTKIDATLNYWSYNETLAVGSRIRDRFDDPQLLEVQYLPLHMNNLTVLNGKCPPGWTLLIDTCYMYVGAPMSFREARDFCRSDNASLPFIHGDYNALWFFLEQQSRYLRSAEKVWVQDPNYIDQCTSFIYRNVEIEECYERHAFLCEIDPKVEIDPLFWKADAVAIGMISALIIVLMMLCCLCVCWVYKSRYRQTQRLQRRNSIRQSLRSLNSIDPQGSIRRRNFVVSRSTDTLKSVTTGTTDYKKMASNGSIESVDKSVLSSETNYDMYDKQQYSNEYTEQLKSQMGYTDGTTSEAADFMQRPNDSPPRTKVYGLPDYSSHGGSTAFELAFRNEGFRDNSTTYSGVTRNNSINTAINEDTPIIHHQGDNDESGPDFYGNSSTLPMRIKGDNLSFLNELKNRLPEYEPLPSNGHSSFLPAPPEPPSANASQLSASTLPYDQKIDRLNFSAPHEYQQPSIQVRRPEPSTPSIDAREIRRPDSYMRAVKKYATPGRERESIIPPPRVDSNGSRRPKTVYEASAEQEPQRAPQRTNYARSRSEALLETNFDEALPPMTDMLSSDSRSYSQPLETAM